The following coding sequences are from one Gloeomargarita sp. SKYB120 window:
- a CDS encoding 2-phosphosulfolactate phosphatase family protein — translation MKCWVYHTPEQVPVGELPDCAVVVDVLRATTTMAVALAAGATAVQVFADLEELLRVSDQWPAAQRLRVGERGGQVVAGFDMGNSPLDCTPERVKGRRLFMSTTNGTRALARVQAAPLVLAGALVNRQAVVDLLTHYQPERVWIVASGWEGSFSLEDTACAGALLLGLGEQATTGNDEAVGALALYRQWQDNLLELLHRASHGQRLVKLGQAEDLRFCAQVDCLTTVPRQVAPGILTAPERA, via the coding sequence ATGAAGTGCTGGGTGTACCATACGCCAGAGCAGGTCCCCGTTGGGGAGTTGCCGGATTGTGCAGTGGTCGTGGACGTGTTGCGGGCCACAACCACAATGGCGGTGGCCTTGGCGGCGGGTGCGACGGCGGTGCAGGTGTTTGCCGACCTGGAGGAGTTGCTGCGGGTGAGTGACCAGTGGCCGGCTGCCCAGCGGTTGCGGGTCGGAGAACGGGGCGGCCAGGTGGTAGCGGGTTTTGACATGGGCAACTCGCCCCTGGATTGCACGCCCGAACGGGTCAAAGGACGGCGGCTGTTTATGAGTACCACCAACGGTACGCGCGCGCTGGCCCGTGTCCAAGCGGCTCCCTTGGTCCTAGCAGGTGCGCTGGTGAATCGCCAGGCAGTCGTGGACCTGCTCACGCACTACCAGCCAGAGCGGGTGTGGATTGTGGCTTCGGGATGGGAAGGGTCGTTTTCCCTGGAGGATACGGCTTGCGCTGGCGCCCTGTTGTTGGGACTCGGAGAGCAGGCAACCACCGGCAATGATGAAGCGGTCGGCGCTCTGGCGTTGTACCGACAGTGGCAGGACAATCTGTTGGAATTGCTCCACCGGGCCAGCCACGGGCAACGTCTGGTAAAGCTGGGGCAGGCAGAGGACTTGCGCTTTTGCGCTCAGGTGGATTGTTTGACGACGGTGCCCCGCCAAGTCGCTCCAGGAATTCTCACCGCACCAGAGCGAGCCTAA
- a CDS encoding TPM domain-containing protein, giving the protein MGRWFWLGLLALWLWWGPLAPAWATAVTDLPPSPPATPVLDEADVFSPSTLKQVNRTLTQLAKDTGFQVHVVSLRRLDYGETASSFGEKLFQRWFPDGGARQVLLTVVARTATGDLQAGSEAAARLSPATAVSIVQDTLLKPVRNNVYNQALLDTVARLQAVLSGQPDPGPPPEEVERVEGTFATAAETRRMKDLWTGVVLVLLILATVIPMVTYYWYVLR; this is encoded by the coding sequence ATGGGACGTTGGTTTTGGCTCGGGCTATTGGCGCTGTGGCTTTGGTGGGGACCCCTTGCCCCCGCATGGGCAACGGCAGTGACGGACTTACCCCCATCGCCGCCGGCAACCCCGGTTCTCGACGAGGCTGACGTGTTTAGCCCCAGCACGCTGAAGCAGGTCAACCGCACCCTGACCCAGCTGGCGAAAGACACGGGGTTCCAGGTGCATGTCGTCAGCCTGCGCCGCCTGGATTACGGCGAAACCGCTAGTAGTTTTGGAGAAAAACTGTTCCAGCGCTGGTTTCCCGATGGCGGGGCTCGGCAGGTGCTGTTGACGGTGGTGGCGCGCACCGCAACGGGGGATTTGCAAGCAGGTTCAGAAGCGGCAGCCCGACTCTCACCGGCGACGGCTGTGAGTATTGTCCAGGACACGCTGCTGAAACCGGTGCGCAACAACGTGTACAACCAGGCCCTATTGGACACGGTGGCACGGTTACAGGCGGTGCTTTCAGGACAACCGGACCCTGGCCCGCCCCCGGAAGAGGTGGAACGTGTAGAGGGCACCTTTGCCACCGCCGCCGAGACCCGCAGGATGAAGGACCTGTGGACAGGGGTGGTGCTTGTGCTGTTGATTCTGGCGACGGTCATCCCCATGGTCACCTACTACTGGTACGTCCTGCGATGA